From one Coffea eugenioides isolate CCC68of chromosome 11, Ceug_1.0, whole genome shotgun sequence genomic stretch:
- the LOC113753701 gene encoding probable hydroxyacylglutathione hydrolase 2, chloroplastic: MQMISSCRVLLPSASAMAASSFPRSAMAGKGSLGVWPGMAQLSIRKNLVYGLMRLFSMLFKTLRGVSSRTLGVSRFCSINNMSSTLQIELIPCLRDNYAYLIHDKDTGTVGVVDPSEAVPVIDALDRNNRNLTYILNTHHHYDHTGGNMELKERYGAKVIGSGVDQDRIPGIDIALNDGDNWKFESKGHTRGHISFYFPGSKAICTGDTLFSLSCGKLFEGTPDQMLSSLRKIMSLPDDTSIYCGHEYTLSNSKFALSIEPSNKDLQSYAAEVNHLRDKGMPTIPTTLGKEKLCNPFLRTSSMEIRRSLKIPPAANDAEALGIIRQAKDNF, from the coding sequence ATGCAAATGATCTCTTCTTGTAGAGTCCTTCTTCCCTCTGCCTCTGCCATGGCGGCCTCCTCTTTCCCTCGTTCCGCGATGGCGGGGAAAGGGTCACTTGGCGTATGGCCAGGGATGGCGCAACTGAGCATTAGAAAGAATCTTGTGTATGGATTGATGCGGTTGTTCTCGATGCTATTCAAAACATTGCGTGGAGTTAGTAGCAGAACTCTTGGTGTTTCTCGTTTTTGCAGCATTAACAATATGTCCTCCACCCTCCAAATTGAATTGATACCCTGCCTTAGGGACAACTATGCATACTTAATACATGACAAAGATACTGGGACTGTTGGAGTAGTTGATCCTTCAGAAGCTGTACCTGTGATAGATGCATTGGACAGGAACAATCGGAATTTGACTTATATATTGAACACTCACCATCACTATGATCACACTGGTGGGAACATGGAGTTAAAAGAAAGGTACGGGGCAAAGGTAATTGGATCCGGAGTAGACCAGGATAGAATTCCTGGAATTGATATTGCATTGAATGATGGTGATAATTGGAAGTTTGAAAGCAAAGGTCATACACGAGGCCATATTAGTTTCTACTTTCCTGGATCAAAGGCAATATGCACCGGAGATACTTTGTTCAGTTTATCATGTGGCAAGCTCTTCGAAGGAACTCCTGATCAGATGCTCTCTTCGTTGAGGAAGATAATGTCTTTGCCAGATGATACAAGTATTTACTGTGGTCATGAGTATACACTGAGTAATTCAAAGTTTGCACTATCAATAGAACCGAGTAACAAAGATTTACAATCCTATGCTGCTGAAGTCAACCACCTCCGAGACAAGGGCATGCCAACAATTCCAACTACTCTTGGAAAGGAGAAATTATGCAATCCATTTCTTCGTACTTCAAGCATGGAAATCCGGCGGTCATTGAAGATTCCACCTGCTGCAAATGATGCAGAAGCATTGGGCATAATCCGGCAAGCGAAGGATAATTTCTAG